The following are encoded in a window of Clostridium thermarum genomic DNA:
- a CDS encoding rRNA biogenesis protein rrp5, translating to MSKIKLLLDVVSDMRSLADSLQAVAEVLMGNEPVETIEPATTVKESEQKKKEITLEEIRGKLAEKSQAGLTAQVREIIKKYGGSKLSEVDPKHYADILKDAEVLGNE from the coding sequence ATGAGCAAAATCAAGTTACTTCTTGATGTGGTTTCGGACATGCGTTCTTTGGCAGATAGCCTGCAGGCGGTTGCAGAAGTATTGATGGGCAATGAACCAGTCGAAACGATAGAGCCGGCTACAACTGTAAAAGAGTCCGAGCAAAAGAAAAAAGAAATTACATTAGAGGAAATCAGAGGGAAGCTTGCTGAAAAGAGTCAAGCCGGTCTTACTGCCCAAGTGAGAGAAATCATCAAAAAATACGGTGGTTCTAAATTAAGCGAAGTTGACCCGAAACATTATGCAGATATCTTAAAAGATGCGGAGGTACTTGGAAATGAGTGA
- a CDS encoding ABC-three component system protein: MKKLCFGTFATILKRCMAKRVTQKRLCGTMLLSIAPTYDISGEDGTVSDLILGKKNLSPIVTDTAPGADPHDISDYFKQSILQMLDSNKRSLIVLALKDIITSDNSIEPDTIVEIVNGMTKQDIMNRNAFVLEEFLAGVFLYTVLYVENRNCESSVSEITDEYIQSFEDQKLDISFIKTYSNLSQDTAYEIAIDAHSLVLLAETGGKCQKCGRVLGIKKEGNDINYAKVVRLSETDEVVLCVECEREIQSASEEEKLALLSDKRDLENLIIARDATSRYTIERQIEQVLREVNLMDVTDDTQLKIEPVKVENKITEKRLKDRVLFDVRQLYEGVNDSLYRLAGENRLNVDKFAKNVRRMYEDASESHISQSEIYYLLVETLFEKTGRKYRGACEIIISYFVQRCEVFDEITK; encoded by the coding sequence ATGAAAAAGTTATGCTTTGGTACTTTTGCAACAATTTTAAAGAGATGCATGGCTAAAAGAGTTACACAAAAGCGATTGTGTGGTACCATGCTGCTTTCTATTGCGCCTACTTATGATATTAGTGGTGAAGATGGTACAGTTTCTGATTTAATACTTGGTAAAAAAAATCTATCCCCCATAGTAACTGATACAGCTCCCGGTGCCGATCCTCATGATATCTCAGATTACTTTAAACAAAGTATTCTCCAGATGTTGGATAGCAATAAGAGGAGTTTAATTGTTTTAGCTCTGAAAGACATTATTACATCCGATAACTCCATCGAGCCTGATACAATTGTTGAAATAGTAAACGGCATGACAAAGCAAGATATCATGAATCGTAATGCCTTTGTATTGGAGGAATTCCTCGCAGGAGTCTTTCTATATACAGTGCTTTACGTCGAAAATCGAAATTGTGAGAGTAGTGTTAGTGAAATAACAGATGAGTACATACAGTCCTTTGAAGATCAAAAATTAGATATAAGCTTTATTAAGACATATAGCAATTTGTCTCAGGATACTGCCTACGAAATTGCAATTGATGCCCACTCTCTCGTATTGCTTGCAGAAACGGGTGGCAAATGTCAAAAGTGTGGAAGAGTCTTAGGTATAAAAAAAGAAGGTAACGACATTAACTACGCTAAAGTCGTTCGCCTTTCAGAAACTGACGAAGTGGTTCTATGTGTTGAATGTGAGCGAGAAATTCAGAGTGCCTCCGAAGAAGAAAAATTGGCTTTGCTTTCGGACAAGCGTGACTTGGAAAATCTTATAATAGCAAGAGATGCAACTTCACGATATACAATAGAAAGACAAATTGAACAAGTACTTCGAGAAGTCAATTTAATGGATGTTACTGATGATACACAACTAAAAATCGAACCTGTTAAGGTTGAAAATAAAATCACCGAAAAGCGATTGAAGGATCGGGTGCTTTTTGATGTCCGGCAGTTATATGAGGGGGTAAACGATTCATTATATCGGTTAGCAGGTGAAAACAGATTAAACGTTGATAAGTTTGCTAAAAACGTTAGACGGATGTATGAAGATGCAAGTGAATCACATATATCCCAGAGCGAAATTTACTATCTGCTTGTTGAAACACTGTTTGAAAAGACAGGTCGCAAATATAGAGGAGCATGTGAGATTATAATCTCCTACTTTGTACAAAGGTGTGAGGTGTTCGATGAGATTACCAAATAA
- a CDS encoding sigma-70 family RNA polymerase sigma factor gives MLRFSPLRIVVRCNRSTLPYCTHFQDKRSVYFWYRPIFVSFAANAIRLKGCKMKIRIQRENKSIYLEVPDEDFTLMIDADYEDRLSFAEDKETVTRRSPQEIMDERFNKPEYNNWHKFDRHRGMPKKPFRKDDQEVDETDHMDYIPDYLDEVAREKKEDYEYICEIIRKALKEKQAELLIAIVLDGVSVSEYAKREGVSVSAISHRLDTAKRNFKKIYPKSSTFPSCHG, from the coding sequence TTGTTACGTTTCAGTCCGTTAAGGATTGTTGTACGTTGCAATAGAAGTACCTTACCTTATTGCACTCATTTTCAGGATAAAAGGTCTGTGTACTTCTGGTACAGGCCTATTTTTGTATCCTTTGCCGCTAATGCAATCCGGCTGAAAGGATGCAAAATGAAAATTAGAATTCAGCGCGAAAACAAATCTATCTATCTGGAGGTACCAGACGAGGACTTCACCTTAATGATTGATGCAGATTACGAGGACAGGCTATCATTTGCCGAGGACAAAGAAACTGTGACTCGGCGTTCTCCACAGGAGATAATGGACGAACGTTTCAACAAGCCGGAATACAATAACTGGCACAAGTTTGACAGGCATAGGGGTATGCCAAAGAAACCCTTCCGCAAGGATGACCAAGAGGTTGATGAAACCGACCATATGGACTACATTCCTGACTACTTAGATGAAGTGGCTCGAGAGAAAAAAGAAGATTATGAGTATATCTGTGAAATTATTCGGAAGGCTCTCAAGGAAAAACAAGCAGAGCTACTGATTGCTATAGTCCTTGATGGGGTTTCGGTATCGGAGTATGCAAAGCGTGAGGGTGTTTCAGTCAGTGCCATTTCCCACCGTTTAGATACAGCTAAGAGGAATTTCAAAAAAATCTATCCCAAATCCTCAACTTTCCCCTCTTGCCATGGCTAA
- a CDS encoding DEAD/DEAH box helicase — MRDILFPFQETALSELHDKINKAHLMWSERDPQIISFSAPTGSGKTIIMTTLFEDILYGNADNIGEPDSVFIWLSDSPELNEQTRLKIESKSDKIRVRDLVTIDSTFNAEYFEGGCIYFLNTQKLGSDKLLTGTSDNRQYSIWETLTNTAKRIPKKFYVVIDEAHRGTYTSMQAENKAQSIMQKFIKGSEDDGLCVMPLVIGVTATPQRFDSLIAGTTSTVQKVIVPPEHVRESGLLKDRIIIHYPDIQLNADMTMFKGAVDNWRKKCIHWKTYCEREDEKMVNPILVIQVEDGNDRIATQTDLGACIDLLEETLGRKLQPGEAVHTFNDRGTLKVRDVEIQQVEASRIQDEENVLVVFFKMNLSTGWDCPRAETMMSFRSAQDYTYIAQLLGRMIRTPLARRISSDAELNSVSLFLPYFDEETVKNVVNALRDSEAAMPTETGTSKELVTLGRNLAYSDVFEAMDNLITYRIDSSRKQAPLKLLIQLSRALTMDGIDLGAQKAVKNAVLSKMDDEISRIKESGDYDTRGASITGFALGTLIFDYGDNAYSFDEETQTMTMSEFDISRHFEQAGKLLGEGLHKEYWIRHSTRDHIDVKKEIIILTNDTDAMERINDYAEKEFISLYENNKRSIARLSEARKNVYERLTNASVQPISVPWILPNSIDFSVPENSMKFEQHLYCSEDGTFETSLNTWEIGVVTEELKNGAVCWLRNLDRKKWSLEIPYEVGGVTTSMFPDLVIVRSDAQGYVFDILEPHDPSRKDNYPKAVGLAKFAEKHWDIFGRIQLIRLKKGVDGREHFYRLDMGKTTIRNKVRGITSNEELDRIFDTDAIRED; from the coding sequence ATGAGAGATATATTATTTCCTTTTCAGGAGACGGCACTTTCTGAGTTACATGATAAAATCAACAAGGCGCATTTAATGTGGAGTGAACGCGACCCGCAGATAATTTCCTTTTCTGCGCCTACGGGTTCAGGTAAAACGATAATTATGACAACTCTTTTTGAAGATATTTTATATGGAAATGCGGACAACATTGGAGAACCAGATTCTGTTTTCATTTGGCTTTCGGATTCACCTGAGCTTAACGAGCAAACAAGGTTGAAAATCGAAAGTAAATCCGATAAAATCCGTGTCCGTGATTTAGTGACAATAGACTCAACCTTCAATGCAGAATATTTTGAGGGTGGCTGCATTTACTTTTTGAACACTCAAAAACTTGGCTCAGATAAACTGCTGACAGGTACATCTGATAACCGGCAGTATTCCATATGGGAGACCCTTACTAATACTGCCAAACGAATTCCAAAAAAGTTTTATGTGGTAATAGATGAAGCACATAGGGGAACTTATACCTCTATGCAAGCAGAAAATAAGGCGCAATCTATCATGCAAAAATTCATTAAGGGTAGTGAGGATGATGGTCTTTGCGTTATGCCTTTAGTTATAGGGGTGACTGCAACTCCTCAAAGATTTGATAGCTTAATTGCTGGAACGACATCAACAGTTCAAAAAGTCATCGTTCCCCCAGAGCATGTCCGTGAGTCTGGGCTTTTGAAAGATAGAATCATAATTCACTACCCAGATATTCAATTAAATGCTGATATGACCATGTTCAAAGGAGCGGTTGATAATTGGCGCAAAAAATGCATTCACTGGAAGACTTACTGTGAACGCGAAGATGAAAAAATGGTAAACCCTATTCTTGTTATTCAAGTTGAAGATGGAAATGATCGTATAGCAACCCAAACGGATTTGGGAGCTTGCATCGATTTACTAGAAGAAACTCTTGGACGCAAATTACAGCCTGGAGAAGCGGTACATACTTTTAATGACCGCGGTACGCTTAAAGTACGCGATGTTGAAATTCAGCAAGTTGAAGCATCTCGAATTCAAGACGAAGAAAATGTGTTGGTCGTGTTTTTCAAAATGAATCTTTCCACAGGCTGGGACTGCCCACGAGCTGAAACTATGATGTCATTCCGCAGTGCCCAAGATTATACTTACATTGCTCAATTGCTGGGACGTATGATACGTACACCTTTGGCAAGAAGGATTTCTTCCGATGCTGAGCTTAATAGTGTCAGCTTATTTCTTCCATACTTCGATGAAGAAACCGTGAAGAATGTAGTTAATGCTCTACGTGATAGTGAGGCTGCTATGCCTACCGAAACAGGAACCAGTAAAGAACTTGTTACACTTGGACGAAATCTTGCCTATTCTGATGTATTTGAGGCAATGGATAACCTCATAACTTATCGGATAGATTCATCTCGAAAGCAGGCACCACTTAAATTATTAATACAGCTCTCTCGTGCGCTGACGATGGATGGTATTGACTTAGGAGCACAAAAGGCTGTTAAAAATGCAGTTTTATCTAAAATGGATGATGAGATTTCACGAATAAAAGAAAGTGGAGACTATGATACTCGAGGGGCGTCGATTACTGGTTTTGCTCTCGGTACACTGATATTTGATTATGGTGATAATGCCTACTCCTTTGATGAAGAAACACAGACTATGACCATGTCTGAGTTTGATATTTCCCGACATTTTGAGCAAGCTGGAAAGTTGTTAGGAGAGGGTTTACACAAGGAATATTGGATTCGTCATAGTACCCGTGACCATATTGATGTAAAAAAAGAAATCATCATTCTTACAAATGATACAGATGCAATGGAAAGGATTAATGATTATGCTGAGAAAGAATTTATATCATTGTACGAAAACAATAAGAGATCCATTGCTAGACTTAGCGAGGCACGAAAGAATGTCTATGAAAGATTAACTAATGCTTCTGTACAACCGATATCTGTACCATGGATATTACCAAATTCAATCGATTTTTCTGTACCAGAAAATAGCATGAAGTTTGAGCAGCACCTTTATTGTTCTGAGGATGGCACATTCGAAACATCACTAAACACATGGGAAATAGGAGTTGTTACAGAAGAACTCAAAAATGGTGCTGTATGTTGGTTACGTAATCTTGACCGCAAAAAATGGTCACTTGAAATTCCTTACGAAGTGGGCGGTGTCACTACTTCTATGTTCCCTGATTTAGTGATTGTAAGATCTGACGCACAAGGTTATGTTTTTGATATTCTAGAACCACACGATCCTAGCCGCAAAGACAATTACCCTAAGGCAGTGGGTTTAGCAAAATTCGCAGAGAAGCATTGGGACATATTTGGCAGAATTCAACTTATCCGTCTAAAAAAAGGAGTAGATGGTCGTGAACATTTCTATCGATTAGATATGGGCAAAACAACGATTAGGAATAAAGTTCGTGGCATTACATCAAACGAGGAGCTTGATAGAATTTTCGACACAGATGCTATACGAGAAGATTAA
- a CDS encoding site-specific DNA-methyltransferase, producing MAAINDLLRQIPDTSLRSRLEQEFARISKNKKFGLVFEEHIPECTPLYNVPIKRGSTVALKTGHINDVYTVLNLDGDNALCYNKSTGDTTNIALADLVSVAQFGEPIFPTLQSIASVENAPDSSLWHTLIEADNYHALQLLEYLYPKKVDCIYIDPPYNTGARDWKYNNDYVDSSDNWRHSKWLSMMQKRLKIAKRILADDGVLITTIDDNEYAHLWVLLHELFPNLTHTCITIQHNPGGTQGKKFSVTHEYAIFSYSADSTIYRKQHTGGDVYNLRRWGSTSGRYEGATCFYPVILDSNYNIIGFGDLLDKDLHPTSQVEHNEDGTIYVWPIDKNGIEKKWRYGRDTVESVRDRMYIERRGDRIEVILRRESEPPKTVWTDPLCNAEAHGTDMIKAILGGGFSYPKSLYAVREALTFAVSGKKDALIVDFFAGSGTTLHAVNLLNAEDNGNRRCILVTNNEVSDDESKTLKKNGFKPGDIEWEKHGICRAITWPRTKYSILGRRDDGSILTGEYFTTQTVSDEVERSFYQLSFVDNPTELTVTAKKQVVSLLRNKEGKSQLPQSLVTKDCKFIVSNKHTASILFDVSAVDEWLSAIEEQDQITDFYIVSKSTAAFKSIKTRVSELLGPIIVTSQVKRPMSDGFPANAEYFKLEFLDKNLVSLGQQFHEILPLLWLKSGAVGKRPEVNYNEEPEMLILPQNSFAILVDETRFSEFVKKLSEESGIETVYFVTNSEEAFREMTAGVKVNNTYQLYRDYIDNFVLGSRRDS from the coding sequence ATGGCTGCAATAAATGATTTACTGCGTCAAATTCCTGACACTTCTTTGCGTAGTCGCTTGGAACAAGAATTTGCTCGCATTTCAAAAAATAAAAAATTTGGACTTGTATTTGAGGAGCATATCCCAGAATGCACTCCTCTTTACAATGTTCCTATTAAACGCGGTTCAACAGTTGCGTTAAAAACTGGCCACATTAATGATGTATATACCGTATTGAATTTAGACGGTGATAATGCACTATGTTATAACAAATCAACTGGTGATACGACGAACATTGCACTTGCAGATCTAGTATCGGTTGCGCAGTTTGGCGAACCAATATTCCCCACGCTGCAGTCGATCGCTTCAGTGGAGAATGCACCTGATAGTAGCTTATGGCATACGCTCATAGAAGCAGACAACTACCACGCCCTCCAGTTACTGGAATATCTCTATCCTAAGAAGGTTGATTGTATTTATATTGACCCCCCATACAACACAGGTGCGCGTGATTGGAAATACAATAATGACTATGTTGATTCTAGTGATAACTGGCGACACAGTAAGTGGCTCTCAATGATGCAAAAACGATTGAAGATCGCAAAAAGAATACTTGCTGATGATGGTGTTTTGATTACTACCATTGATGATAATGAATATGCGCATCTATGGGTTCTACTTCATGAGCTTTTTCCAAACTTAACTCATACTTGCATAACCATTCAGCATAATCCCGGTGGAACTCAGGGCAAAAAATTCTCTGTGACTCACGAATATGCGATATTTTCATATTCAGCTGATAGTACTATTTACCGTAAACAGCATACTGGTGGTGATGTCTATAATCTAAGACGTTGGGGAAGTACTTCAGGCCGTTATGAAGGCGCAACATGTTTCTATCCCGTAATTTTAGACTCGAATTATAACATTATCGGTTTCGGTGATTTACTTGATAAGGATTTACATCCAACATCACAAGTAGAACACAACGAAGATGGTACCATTTATGTCTGGCCAATTGATAAAAACGGCATAGAAAAGAAATGGAGATATGGACGAGATACTGTAGAATCTGTTAGAGATAGGATGTATATTGAAAGGCGAGGAGACCGAATAGAAGTAATCCTTCGTAGAGAAAGTGAACCTCCTAAAACTGTCTGGACTGATCCGTTATGTAATGCAGAAGCCCACGGTACTGATATGATCAAGGCCATACTTGGTGGCGGCTTCTCATACCCTAAATCACTCTATGCGGTCCGCGAAGCACTGACATTCGCAGTTTCTGGTAAGAAAGATGCCTTGATTGTTGACTTCTTTGCAGGTAGCGGTACCACATTACACGCAGTAAATTTACTTAATGCTGAGGACAATGGAAACCGCCGCTGTATTTTAGTAACTAATAACGAGGTCTCAGATGATGAATCGAAAACTCTCAAAAAAAATGGCTTTAAGCCTGGTGATATTGAGTGGGAAAAACATGGAATTTGCCGGGCCATAACTTGGCCTAGAACAAAGTATAGTATCCTTGGAAGACGTGATGATGGCTCTATCTTAACGGGTGAGTACTTCACAACTCAGACTGTATCTGATGAAGTTGAGCGTTCATTCTATCAGTTAAGTTTTGTAGATAACCCTACAGAGTTAACAGTAACTGCCAAAAAGCAAGTTGTTTCTTTACTTCGAAATAAGGAAGGAAAGTCACAATTGCCACAATCACTAGTAACCAAAGATTGTAAATTCATTGTTTCGAATAAACATACTGCATCAATTCTTTTTGATGTAAGTGCAGTTGATGAGTGGTTATCTGCCATTGAAGAACAGGATCAAATTACAGACTTTTATATAGTCTCAAAATCGACAGCTGCATTTAAGTCAATTAAGACACGTGTTTCAGAATTGCTAGGCCCCATTATTGTAACATCACAAGTTAAGCGTCCAATGAGCGATGGTTTTCCTGCAAATGCTGAATACTTCAAGTTAGAATTCCTAGATAAAAATCTTGTTTCATTGGGCCAACAATTCCATGAAATACTACCATTACTTTGGCTCAAATCTGGAGCTGTTGGAAAGCGACCAGAAGTAAATTACAATGAAGAGCCAGAAATGTTGATCCTTCCACAAAATAGCTTTGCTATTTTAGTTGATGAAACACGGTTCTCAGAATTTGTCAAAAAACTTTCTGAAGAAAGCGGTATCGAAACGGTCTATTTTGTAACTAACTCCGAGGAAGCATTTCGAGAAATGACTGCCGGAGTAAAAGTTAATAACACATATCAATTATATCGAGATTATATTGATAACTTTGTGTTAGGAAGCAGGAGGGATTCATAA
- a CDS encoding helix-turn-helix domain-containing protein, giving the protein MAFSYNKLWKLLIDKKMLKKDLMEKTNLTSTTLAKMGKDLPVSMDVLGRICKALDVNIGDIVDYVDDDTPKK; this is encoded by the coding sequence ATGGCATTTAGTTATAATAAACTTTGGAAACTTTTAATTGATAAAAAGATGTTGAAAAAAGATCTGATGGAAAAAACAAATTTAACTTCAACAACGTTGGCAAAAATGGGTAAAGATTTGCCGGTAAGCATGGATGTATTAGGAAGAATCTGTAAAGCTCTTGATGTTAACATTGGCGATATTGTTGACTACGTCGATGATGATACTCCAAAGAAATAA
- the lspA gene encoding signal peptidase II codes for MFYIFIITILTGIDQWTKYLIETQLKPIGAIPIVKDIFHLTYARNTGAAFSILRDKQAFLILVTTIVVGALIYYLIKILKTGEVAFKLSLAIIIGGALGNLIDRVRLNYVTDFLDFTLINYPIFNLADVFVVSGVVMLSYMLLFKGDMPKISKM; via the coding sequence ATGTTCTATATTTTTATTATCACAATATTGACAGGGATTGATCAGTGGACTAAATATCTTATAGAAACACAATTAAAACCGATAGGTGCTATACCCATAGTTAAAGATATATTCCATTTGACTTATGCAAGGAATACAGGAGCAGCTTTTAGCATATTGAGGGATAAGCAGGCATTTTTAATATTAGTCACAACCATTGTTGTTGGCGCATTAATATACTATTTGATAAAAATATTAAAGACAGGAGAAGTAGCCTTTAAGCTATCCTTGGCGATAATTATTGGTGGAGCTTTAGGAAATCTTATCGATAGAGTTAGATTGAACTATGTAACCGACTTTCTCGATTTCACACTAATTAATTACCCCATATTTAATTTAGCAGACGTATTTGTAGTTTCAGGAGTTGTCATGCTTTCATATATGCTTTTGTTTAAAGGAGATATGCCCAAAATCTCAAAGATGTGA
- a CDS encoding DUF2326 domain-containing protein, producing MLKEIQCDKFAPDHRVIRFNPGLNTVLGSAGGSNAIGKSTFLWIIDYVFGGESYYSLTDDIKKEIGPHIIYFTFEFDEQPYYFYRSTDDPKNVYRSDEERRFITKLSLEDYRKFLFQEYNIGLPALTFSEITERFFRIYGRENTLEKYPLLVKPREQDEKAVDFLLKLFGHYKILASIKSMEEELGIKSSQLKSRHRQKVDIEKIESNQKTIESLRKRLQKLMKNSEEAQLALFGFDTQTFERVTAVQKELNSFVRKRNRLQSQLNAIKSNIADSKADTASEFESLIRFFPNANIKAFEEIEHFHRKIREILGEEMNQEIERLQPLINQYDKEIMRLNRKIEETGIAKEMSERVLSQCVNVSKTIDKLEEETAELIHQKELQEARAEAEQTLEKLFQQQTEKLDEIQDDINLRMNIINGVVTDQQETAPLLYISPQKEIFFETPGNTSEGTAFKSLIVYDLSILELRPVPALIHDSNILKRIEDIHLEHILERYQSSGHQVFIAFDKADSTTEKAHKILEETAVLRLSDGNELFGRSWSKYESNDY from the coding sequence ATGTTAAAGGAAATTCAATGTGATAAATTTGCTCCAGATCATCGAGTTATTCGATTCAACCCAGGATTAAATACGGTTTTAGGTAGTGCAGGCGGTAGCAATGCAATCGGAAAATCAACATTTCTATGGATTATAGATTATGTATTCGGTGGTGAAAGCTACTACTCCCTAACTGATGATATAAAAAAGGAAATAGGCCCACATATCATCTATTTCACTTTCGAGTTTGATGAACAGCCATACTATTTCTATAGAAGTACTGATGATCCAAAAAATGTATATAGGAGCGATGAAGAACGCCGTTTCATTACAAAATTATCACTGGAAGATTATCGGAAATTTCTGTTTCAAGAATATAATATTGGGCTTCCTGCCCTTACATTTTCAGAAATAACCGAACGATTTTTCCGTATCTATGGCCGTGAAAACACACTAGAAAAATATCCGCTACTTGTCAAACCTCGTGAGCAGGATGAAAAGGCTGTAGATTTTCTATTAAAACTATTCGGACATTACAAAATTCTTGCTTCTATAAAAAGCATGGAAGAAGAACTCGGGATTAAATCTTCACAACTTAAATCTCGCCATCGCCAGAAGGTGGACATAGAGAAAATCGAAAGTAATCAAAAAACAATAGAGTCATTGAGGAAAAGGCTTCAAAAGCTGATGAAAAATAGCGAAGAAGCTCAATTAGCATTGTTTGGATTTGACACTCAGACGTTTGAACGGGTAACAGCAGTACAAAAAGAGTTGAATAGTTTTGTTCGCAAGCGTAATCGTCTGCAATCACAGCTTAATGCTATAAAGAGCAATATTGCCGATAGTAAAGCCGATACTGCAAGTGAGTTTGAATCCTTAATACGTTTTTTCCCAAATGCTAATATTAAAGCATTTGAAGAGATTGAACATTTCCACAGAAAAATTAGAGAAATCCTTGGTGAAGAAATGAATCAGGAAATCGAGCGCTTACAACCGCTAATCAATCAGTATGATAAAGAAATAATGCGACTTAATCGAAAAATTGAGGAGACTGGTATTGCAAAAGAGATGTCCGAGAGGGTCCTCTCTCAGTGTGTTAATGTGTCTAAAACTATCGACAAACTTGAGGAAGAAACAGCAGAGTTGATTCACCAAAAAGAGCTTCAAGAAGCACGAGCTGAAGCAGAACAAACCCTTGAAAAACTGTTTCAGCAACAAACTGAAAAACTCGATGAAATACAAGATGACATAAATTTACGCATGAATATAATTAACGGTGTAGTAACTGATCAACAGGAGACTGCTCCCCTTTTGTATATCTCTCCACAAAAAGAAATCTTTTTTGAAACGCCTGGAAACACAAGCGAGGGAACTGCATTCAAGAGTCTTATTGTGTACGACTTAAGTATATTAGAATTACGTCCTGTTCCTGCGCTAATACATGATTCCAATATTCTAAAACGTATTGAAGATATCCATCTAGAGCACATATTGGAACGTTACCAATCTAGTGGGCACCAGGTTTTTATCGCATTCGATAAGGCCGATTCTACAACTGAGAAGGCGCATAAAATTTTAGAAGAAACGGCTGTCTTGCGCTTATCTGACGGAAATGAATTATTTGGTCGTTCGTGGAGTAAATACGAATCTAATGATTATTAA
- a CDS encoding ABC-three component system middle component 7, with amino-acid sequence MRLPNKVIPYTNSVIALFPDILEALTQQDMSPKELFEITAFRKKDIADFLSALNCLFALGKIELIEEGRVLRYVKGNSM; translated from the coding sequence ATGAGATTACCAAATAAAGTAATTCCCTATACTAATAGTGTCATTGCACTCTTTCCGGATATCTTAGAGGCATTGACGCAGCAGGACATGTCCCCTAAAGAATTGTTTGAAATAACAGCTTTTCGTAAAAAGGACATCGCAGATTTTCTAAGCGCTTTAAACTGCTTATTTGCATTAGGTAAAATTGAATTAATTGAGGAAGGGAGGGTACTGCGCTATGTTAAAGGAAATTCAATGTGA
- a CDS encoding Csac_0668 family 2Fe-2S cluster-binding (seleno)protein — protein sequence MGKETLSNYCCGNLGESSCEVEKNNFCPVCEKQGTLVKNITVKHMVLNELTEQIGDNDYYLCMNEECDITYYNTKFNVKFNKQQVKVPIWFKKDADPKYACYCSEVTEDQVIEAVVKHGAKTVKEVNAITGAMKNSNCKENNPLGVCCHKIIQEAIDKGLK from the coding sequence ATGGGAAAGGAAACTTTGAGTAATTATTGTTGCGGAAATTTAGGAGAATCATCTTGTGAGGTAGAAAAGAACAATTTTTGTCCTGTATGCGAAAAACAAGGTACTCTTGTTAAAAACATTACAGTAAAGCATATGGTACTTAACGAGTTAACGGAACAAATCGGTGATAACGATTATTATTTATGTATGAATGAGGAATGTGATATTACTTACTATAATACGAAATTTAATGTTAAGTTTAATAAACAACAGGTTAAAGTCCCAATATGGTTTAAGAAAGATGCAGATCCTAAGTATGCTTGTTATTGCAGCGAAGTCACAGAAGATCAGGTAATTGAAGCAGTTGTAAAGCATGGCGCGAAAACCGTAAAAGAAGTGAATGCCATAACTGGGGCAATGAAAAATTCTAATTGTAAAGAAAACAATCCGTTGGGAGTATGTTGCCATAAGATTATTCAGGAAGCTATCGATAAAGGCTTAAAGTAA